A genomic window from Lineus longissimus chromosome 17, tnLinLong1.2, whole genome shotgun sequence includes:
- the LOC135501570 gene encoding universal stress protein in QAH/OAS sulfhydrylase 3'region-like: MGNWVTGVSGSAATVQAFNPPAHGDKILIPVDGSYHAANAVEFYLKKLHKPGVEIVFIYAAKRPHATGDHAVSDDDEVNELGGCRQEARKTSKGLEMQYMAKVNEYGLENYRIVGAEGHPGECIIKAATLEKPTMIVMGSRGLGPIARTVLGSVSHYVMSHADVPVLIYKTKRSRTYLQPPESFIESI; the protein is encoded by the exons ATGGGGAACTGGGTGACGGGGGTATCTGGCAGCGCTGCCACGGTTCAGGCTTTCAATCCCCCCGCACATGGTGACAAGATCCTCATACCCGTGGACGGAAGCTATCATGCTGCCAATGCAGTCGAAT TCTACCTGAAGAAGCTACACAAACCGGGTGTCGAGATTGTTTTCATTTACGCAGCAAAGCGCCCTCATGCAACTGGTGATCATGCCGTCAGTG ATGATGACGAAGTAAATGAGTTGGGAGGATGCCGGCAGGAGGCCAGGAAGACAAGTAAAGGTCTGGAAATGCAATACATGGCGAAAGTAAATGAATATGGG TTGGAGAACTACAGAATTGTTGGAGCCGAGGGCCACCCAGGCGAATGCATCATCAAGGCAGCCACCTTGGAGAAGCCGACAATGATAGTGATGGGGTCCCGTGGCCTGGGGCCTATAGCCAGAACCGTCCTTGGGAGTGTCAGCCATTACGTCATGAGCCACGCAGACGTTCCCGTCCTTATTTACAAAACTAAACGAAGTCGCACTTACTTGCAGCCGCCAGAATCTTTTATTGAATCTATTTGA
- the LOC135501572 gene encoding uncharacterized protein LOC135501572 — protein MMKSTVIIVLVVVFAMLAIEEAKSHHTRKHRWTPKIYEVKVDPSDTVMDNSTCAKRCEKEDMTRKAKVYMCSAFYTGAASNQCFLSVLHCQKKGAFKKPTDLTECADCFRKAAKPKWGRKGGKSSSRNNHKWRGKTTAKEYGDI, from the exons ATGATGAAATCAACCGTTATTATTGTACTGGTGGTGGTGTTCGCGATGCTTG caaTCGAAGAAGCCAAAAGCCACCACACCAGGAAGCACAGGTGGACCC CAAAGATCTACGAGGTTAAAGTGGACCCAAGCGACACTGTCATGGACAACAGCACATGTGCCAAGCGCTGTGAAAAGGAAGACATGACTAGAAAAGCCAAGGTTTATATGTGTTCCGCCTTCTACACCGGGGCGGCCTCCAACCAATGTTTCCTTTCTGTCCTCCACTGTCAGAAGAAGGGGGCATTCAAAAAGCCAACTGACTTGACCGAATGTGCCGATTGTTTCCGCAAAGCCG CGAAACCAAAGTGGGGAAGAAAAGGTGGTAAGTCATCATCGAGAAACAACCACAAGTGGCGAGGAAAGACGACTGCGAAGGAAT ACGGTGATAtttaa